The following coding sequences are from one Capsicum annuum cultivar UCD-10X-F1 chromosome 3, UCD10Xv1.1, whole genome shotgun sequence window:
- the LOC107862201 gene encoding uncharacterized acetyltransferase At3g50280 isoform X1, whose amino-acid sequence MMRGGMNCESIVSQAMAASKVSIMSTWTVKAGGSLTEEHCHSDNCKIIELTPWDILELQIEYGQGGVFYRMPTSQQVRDLSKATNTDSLIDHLRVSLSRVLDFFHPFCGRLEAITEQISGTTSFFINCNNAGVQFIHAKADNGVTVDNILESNFVPQVVQELFPLKGVQNKEATSQPLLAVQVTEFVDGIFIGCSSNHTVADGSSFWHFYDSWAEISCGSNVISKIPVLKRQFPFKIENLSKRISIPNERINVAGDHKFIPPAVQITLREKVFHFTRESVAKLKAKANLEMNTTKVSSLQAVLAHVWRSVIHCRRHLDHSDETTFEVSINMRERLNPPLPEGFFGNAIYPSTITIKTGELLEHGFGWAALQINEMIASHDHKKFKCIYESWMKDPEVTKLDDLPSNYFMLHNSPRFNVYKYDFGWGKPIAHRSGGGNLFDGKITVLPGLEQGSINLEICLSSKTMQELEEDKIFGEFVTTPIVGVE is encoded by the exons ATGATGCGGGGCGGAATGAATTGCGAGTCTATTGT ATCTCAAGCTATGGCGGCCTCCAAGGTATCCATCATGTCAACATGGACAGTTAAAGCTGGAGGGAGTCTTACTGAAGAGCACTGCCATTCAGATAATTGTAAGATAATTGAGCTGACACCATGGGACATTCTTGAGCTTCAAATTGAATATGGTCAAGGCGGAGTCTTCTATCGCATGCCTACATCTCAACAAGTAAGAGATCTATCAAAAGCGACCAACACCGACTCCTTGATTGATCATCTTAGAGTTTCATTATCTCgagttttagatttctttcatccGTTCTGTGGCCGCCTTGAGGCTATCACTGAGCAGATCAGTGGAACCACTTCTTTCTTCATTAACTGTAACAATGCCGGTGTTCAATTCATCCATGCAAAGGCTGATAATGGTGTTACAGTTGACAACATTTTGGAATCAAATTTCGTTCCTCAGGTGGTACAAGAACTTTTCCCATTAAAGGGAGTTCAAAACAAAGAGGCTACCTCCCAACCACTTTTAGCTGTGCAAGTAACAGAGTTTGTGGATGGCATTTTCATTGGCTGCTCAAGCAATCACACAGTAGCTGATGGATCATCCTTTTGGCATTTTTATGATTCTTGGGCTGAGATATCTTGTGGTTCTAATGTCATCTCAAAAATCCCCGTTTTGAAACGTCAATTCcctttcaaaattgaaaatctctCTAAACGCATTTCTATACCTAATGAAAGAATCAATGTCGCAGGCGATCATAAATTCATTCCACCAGCTGTACAAATAACGTTGCGAGAAAAGGTGTTTCATTTTACCAGAGAAAGTGTAGCCAAGCTAAAAGCAAAGGCCAATCTTGAAATGAACACCACCAAGGTTTCGTCTCTTCAAGCTGTGTTGGCTCATGTTTGGCGATCCGTCATACATTGTCGTCGTCATCTCGATCACAGCGACGAGACTACTTTTGAGGTATCGATCAACATGAGGGAAAGATTGAATCCTCCTTTGCCTGAAGGGTTTTTTGGAAATGCAATTTACCCTTCTACTATAACGATCAAGACGGGAGAGCTACTCGAGCACGGATTTGGATGGGCTGCTTTACAAATTAATGAGATGATTGCTTCGCACGACCATAAAAAGTTTAAGTGCATCTACGAGAGTTGGATGAAGGACCCTGAGGTAACAAAATTGGATGATTTGCCAAGCAATTACTTTATGTTGCACAACTCTCCAAGATTCAatgtttataaatatgattttggttgGGGAAAGCCAATTGCACACAGAAGTGGCGGGGGGAACTTGTTCGATGGGAAAATTACTGTGTTACCTGGGCTAGAACAAGGGAGCATAAACCTTGAGATTTGCCTTTCTTCAAAGACGATGCAAGAACTGGAGGAAGACAAAATATTTGGGGAGTTTGTGACCACACCAATTGTCGGTGTGGAATAA
- the LOC107862201 gene encoding protein ENHANCED PSEUDOMONAS SUSCEPTIBILITY 1 isoform X2 produces MAASKVSIMSTWTVKAGGSLTEEHCHSDNCKIIELTPWDILELQIEYGQGGVFYRMPTSQQVRDLSKATNTDSLIDHLRVSLSRVLDFFHPFCGRLEAITEQISGTTSFFINCNNAGVQFIHAKADNGVTVDNILESNFVPQVVQELFPLKGVQNKEATSQPLLAVQVTEFVDGIFIGCSSNHTVADGSSFWHFYDSWAEISCGSNVISKIPVLKRQFPFKIENLSKRISIPNERINVAGDHKFIPPAVQITLREKVFHFTRESVAKLKAKANLEMNTTKVSSLQAVLAHVWRSVIHCRRHLDHSDETTFEVSINMRERLNPPLPEGFFGNAIYPSTITIKTGELLEHGFGWAALQINEMIASHDHKKFKCIYESWMKDPEVTKLDDLPSNYFMLHNSPRFNVYKYDFGWGKPIAHRSGGGNLFDGKITVLPGLEQGSINLEICLSSKTMQELEEDKIFGEFVTTPIVGVE; encoded by the coding sequence ATGGCGGCCTCCAAGGTATCCATCATGTCAACATGGACAGTTAAAGCTGGAGGGAGTCTTACTGAAGAGCACTGCCATTCAGATAATTGTAAGATAATTGAGCTGACACCATGGGACATTCTTGAGCTTCAAATTGAATATGGTCAAGGCGGAGTCTTCTATCGCATGCCTACATCTCAACAAGTAAGAGATCTATCAAAAGCGACCAACACCGACTCCTTGATTGATCATCTTAGAGTTTCATTATCTCgagttttagatttctttcatccGTTCTGTGGCCGCCTTGAGGCTATCACTGAGCAGATCAGTGGAACCACTTCTTTCTTCATTAACTGTAACAATGCCGGTGTTCAATTCATCCATGCAAAGGCTGATAATGGTGTTACAGTTGACAACATTTTGGAATCAAATTTCGTTCCTCAGGTGGTACAAGAACTTTTCCCATTAAAGGGAGTTCAAAACAAAGAGGCTACCTCCCAACCACTTTTAGCTGTGCAAGTAACAGAGTTTGTGGATGGCATTTTCATTGGCTGCTCAAGCAATCACACAGTAGCTGATGGATCATCCTTTTGGCATTTTTATGATTCTTGGGCTGAGATATCTTGTGGTTCTAATGTCATCTCAAAAATCCCCGTTTTGAAACGTCAATTCcctttcaaaattgaaaatctctCTAAACGCATTTCTATACCTAATGAAAGAATCAATGTCGCAGGCGATCATAAATTCATTCCACCAGCTGTACAAATAACGTTGCGAGAAAAGGTGTTTCATTTTACCAGAGAAAGTGTAGCCAAGCTAAAAGCAAAGGCCAATCTTGAAATGAACACCACCAAGGTTTCGTCTCTTCAAGCTGTGTTGGCTCATGTTTGGCGATCCGTCATACATTGTCGTCGTCATCTCGATCACAGCGACGAGACTACTTTTGAGGTATCGATCAACATGAGGGAAAGATTGAATCCTCCTTTGCCTGAAGGGTTTTTTGGAAATGCAATTTACCCTTCTACTATAACGATCAAGACGGGAGAGCTACTCGAGCACGGATTTGGATGGGCTGCTTTACAAATTAATGAGATGATTGCTTCGCACGACCATAAAAAGTTTAAGTGCATCTACGAGAGTTGGATGAAGGACCCTGAGGTAACAAAATTGGATGATTTGCCAAGCAATTACTTTATGTTGCACAACTCTCCAAGATTCAatgtttataaatatgattttggttgGGGAAAGCCAATTGCACACAGAAGTGGCGGGGGGAACTTGTTCGATGGGAAAATTACTGTGTTACCTGGGCTAGAACAAGGGAGCATAAACCTTGAGATTTGCCTTTCTTCAAAGACGATGCAAGAACTGGAGGAAGACAAAATATTTGGGGAGTTTGTGACCACACCAATTGTCGGTGTGGAATAA